In Citrobacter sp. RHB25-C09, the following proteins share a genomic window:
- the aaeR gene encoding HTH-type transcriptional activator AaeR — MERLKRMSVFAKVVEFGSFTAAARQLQMSVSSVSQTVSKLEDELQVKLLNRSTRSIGLTEAGKIYYQGCRRMLHEVQDVHEQLYAFNNTPIGTLRIGCSSTMAQNVLAGITAKMLKEYPGLTVNLVTGIPAPDLIADGLDVVIRVGALQDSSLFSRRLGAMPMVVCAAKSYLAQFGMPEKPADLTNHSWLEYSVRPDNEFELIAPEGISTRLIPQGRFVTNDPMTLNRWLTAGAGIAYVPLMWVINEINRGELEILLPRYQSDPRPVYALYTEKDKMPLKVQVVINALTDYFVDVAQLFQGMYGRGKEK, encoded by the coding sequence ATGGAAAGACTAAAGCGGATGTCGGTGTTTGCGAAAGTGGTGGAATTTGGTTCCTTCACCGCAGCCGCCAGGCAGTTACAAATGAGTGTTTCATCCGTCAGCCAGACGGTGTCTAAACTGGAAGATGAGCTACAGGTCAAGCTGCTGAACCGCAGCACGCGCAGCATTGGGCTCACTGAAGCCGGGAAAATTTATTATCAGGGCTGCCGTCGGATGCTGCATGAAGTGCAGGACGTGCACGAGCAACTTTACGCCTTTAACAACACGCCTATCGGTACGCTACGCATTGGCTGTTCTTCAACCATGGCGCAAAATGTCCTTGCCGGGATCACCGCTAAAATGCTCAAAGAGTATCCTGGGCTGACGGTAAACCTGGTTACCGGCATTCCCGCCCCCGACCTGATCGCCGATGGTCTTGATGTGGTGATCCGCGTCGGTGCGTTGCAGGATTCGAGCCTGTTTTCCCGCCGTCTGGGCGCGATGCCGATGGTGGTTTGCGCGGCAAAAAGTTATCTCGCTCAGTTCGGTATGCCAGAAAAACCGGCCGATCTGACTAACCACTCCTGGCTGGAATACAGCGTGCGCCCGGATAACGAGTTCGAACTGATTGCCCCGGAAGGGATTTCTACGCGTTTGATCCCCCAGGGACGGTTTGTGACCAACGATCCAATGACCCTCAACCGTTGGCTCACCGCCGGCGCGGGCATTGCCTATGTACCGTTAATGTGGGTGATCAATGAGATCAACCGGGGAGAGCTGGAGATCTTACTGCCGCGCTACCAGTCCGATCCTCGCCCGGTGTACGCACTCTATACCGAAAAGGATAAAATGCCATTGAAGGTACAGGTGGTGATTAACGCGCTGACAGACTATTTTGTCGACGTGGCACAGTTGTTTCAGGGAATGTACGGGCGCGGGAAAGAGAAATAA
- the aaeX gene encoding p-hydroxybenzoic acid efflux pump operon protein AaeX yields the protein MSLFPVIVVFGLSFPPIFFELLLSLAIFWLVRRVLIPTGIYDFVWHPALFNTALYCCLFYLISRLFV from the coding sequence ATGAGTCTGTTTCCCGTTATCGTGGTGTTCGGTCTGTCCTTCCCACCGATATTTTTCGAACTGCTTTTATCACTGGCGATTTTCTGGCTGGTGCGCCGGGTGCTTATACCCACGGGCATCTATGATTTTGTCTGGCATCCGGCTCTGTTTAATACCGCGCTGTATTGCTGTCTCTTCTATCTGATATCGCGCCTGTTTGTTTGA